The following proteins are co-located in the Maridesulfovibrio sp. genome:
- a CDS encoding bifunctional riboflavin kinase/FAD synthetase yields MIIAKSIDEIVKPEQGACVTIGNFDGVHKGHQKLISSTCEKARANGLASVVVTFDPHPLRVLVNSKTPPFITLTSQKLELIALHKPDIILALNFTKEMAALSPEEFIQQYLIDPLGMKEMVVGYDYALGKGRSGNYETIVNLGKKHDYKVERLDPVIINDAVVSSSRIRDMVSEGNVWDVRPLLGRFYQVRGEVVHGMNRGGRLLGFPTANIKLEDELFPKKGVYAIRVEVEGKVLPGVANIGKNPTFGNEALSVEAHILDFSSDIYGKDIRVHFIQRIRSEKKFNGLDELKERISIDIGLAREILSYPESQVRPGLHLSESESGAE; encoded by the coding sequence ATGATCATCGCAAAATCAATAGATGAAATAGTAAAGCCTGAACAAGGCGCATGTGTAACAATCGGAAACTTTGACGGGGTTCACAAAGGCCACCAGAAGCTGATCAGCAGCACCTGCGAAAAAGCACGAGCCAACGGCCTTGCCAGCGTTGTCGTAACCTTTGACCCCCATCCTCTCCGGGTACTGGTCAATAGTAAAACCCCGCCTTTCATAACCCTTACCTCACAAAAGCTGGAACTCATCGCCCTGCACAAGCCGGACATCATTCTGGCCCTGAATTTCACCAAGGAAATGGCAGCCCTTTCTCCCGAAGAATTCATACAGCAATACCTCATAGACCCGCTAGGGATGAAAGAAATGGTCGTTGGTTATGACTATGCACTGGGTAAAGGGCGCAGCGGCAACTACGAAACCATCGTAAATCTGGGCAAGAAGCATGATTACAAGGTTGAGCGTCTTGACCCGGTAATCATCAACGATGCCGTTGTCAGCTCCTCCCGTATCCGGGACATGGTCAGCGAAGGTAATGTCTGGGACGTTCGTCCGCTGCTGGGCCGTTTCTATCAGGTTCGCGGAGAAGTTGTACACGGTATGAACAGGGGTGGCAGGCTGCTCGGTTTCCCCACCGCCAATATCAAGCTCGAAGATGAACTCTTCCCCAAGAAAGGGGTCTATGCCATCCGCGTGGAAGTCGAAGGCAAAGTTCTGCCCGGTGTTGCCAACATCGGCAAGAACCCAACTTTCGGCAATGAAGCACTTTCCGTGGAAGCACATATTCTAGATTTTTCCAGCGATATTTACGGCAAGGACATCCGTGTGCACTTCATTCAGCGCATTCGTTCCGAAAAAAAATTCAACGGGCTGGATGAACTCAAGGAACGCATCAGTATTGATATCGGCCTTGCCAGAGAAATTCTTTCATACCCTGAATCACAGGTCCGTCCCGGACTGCATCTGAGCGAATCAGAATCAGGAGCAGAATAA
- a CDS encoding chloride channel protein, translating into MSPFLNLHTWKDLVRSYRKVSHFRWLVLGIVVGILSGIVAVLFFGAVELGKHIFMSQLAGLSLPAPEGEELFHGHAGEHLRTWTIPICLTIVGLVTGWLVNRYIPETTSGGTDGTDATIKCFHQGSGLMRPIVPIIKGLTSVFTISCGGSAGREGPITQMGAGVGSWLAQKLKLSTKERRILLLAGAAGGLGAIFRAPLGGALTAIEVIYREDFESEAILPSVISSVVSYSLFTLFYGTEPIFGIPRFVFHDPRELIFYVALAFACTLAGWMYIRTFRFIKYSVFNQIRDRVGLMWATALGGLLMGIMGMFFPQVLTGGYGWLEMAIMGEIPLMMMIAIVIGKTIATSMTIGSGMSGGMFAPALFVGGMSGGIVGQLAGKYYPDIVTQPGGYVLVGMAAFFAGVAKAPIGPLIMVCELTQGYGLLAPLMLASALCIVLGRSFSLYEHQVESKFDSPAHIEDKTINILEGLHVETHYKPGRVTTLEEGTTLKALTDIIANTNELYFPVKSEDGVITGILTIQNVRNHLFNPDLFDLILAKDLATKPATLKAEDDLYTALLKFVDTDYGQIPVVSEDDPNRIIGILNRENVFRAYALSVKELREAAE; encoded by the coding sequence ATGAGTCCTTTTCTTAATCTGCATACATGGAAGGATCTCGTACGCTCCTACCGTAAAGTCAGTCATTTCCGCTGGCTGGTACTCGGCATTGTAGTCGGTATTCTTTCCGGTATCGTAGCCGTTCTTTTTTTCGGCGCTGTGGAGCTGGGCAAACACATTTTCATGAGCCAGTTGGCCGGGCTGTCCCTGCCTGCGCCTGAGGGCGAAGAACTTTTCCATGGGCATGCCGGTGAGCACCTGCGCACTTGGACCATCCCCATCTGCCTGACCATCGTAGGTCTGGTTACCGGATGGCTGGTAAACAGATATATCCCGGAAACAACATCCGGCGGAACAGACGGCACCGACGCCACCATTAAATGTTTCCATCAGGGCAGCGGTCTCATGCGCCCCATCGTGCCCATTATCAAGGGGCTTACCTCAGTTTTCACCATCTCCTGCGGTGGTAGTGCGGGCCGTGAAGGTCCCATCACCCAGATGGGTGCAGGTGTAGGCTCATGGCTGGCCCAGAAGCTTAAACTCTCCACCAAGGAACGCCGAATCCTGCTCCTCGCAGGTGCAGCCGGCGGTCTCGGTGCGATCTTCCGCGCCCCGCTGGGGGGAGCACTCACAGCTATTGAGGTCATCTACCGCGAGGACTTTGAATCCGAAGCAATCCTGCCTTCGGTCATATCCTCCGTAGTGTCCTATTCCCTGTTCACACTTTTCTACGGCACTGAGCCTATCTTCGGAATTCCGCGTTTTGTCTTCCACGATCCGCGGGAACTGATCTTCTACGTGGCTCTGGCCTTTGCCTGCACTTTGGCAGGCTGGATGTATATCCGCACTTTCCGCTTCATCAAATATTCCGTATTCAACCAGATAAGGGACCGGGTCGGCCTCATGTGGGCCACCGCTCTCGGCGGACTGCTCATGGGTATCATGGGTATGTTCTTCCCGCAGGTCCTCACCGGCGGTTATGGCTGGCTGGAAATGGCAATCATGGGTGAAATCCCGCTCATGATGATGATCGCCATTGTAATCGGCAAGACCATCGCGACCTCCATGACCATCGGTTCCGGTATGTCCGGCGGTATGTTCGCCCCCGCACTTTTCGTGGGCGGTATGTCCGGCGGTATCGTCGGCCAGCTTGCCGGAAAATACTATCCGGACATCGTCACCCAGCCCGGCGGATATGTACTGGTCGGCATGGCCGCATTCTTTGCCGGGGTGGCAAAAGCCCCCATCGGCCCGCTGATCATGGTCTGCGAACTCACACAGGGTTACGGCCTGCTGGCCCCGCTCATGCTCGCCTCCGCTCTGTGTATTGTGCTGGGACGAAGCTTCTCCCTCTACGAGCATCAGGTGGAAAGTAAATTCGATTCCCCTGCCCATATCGAGGACAAGACCATCAACATCCTTGAAGGGCTGCACGTAGAGACCCACTACAAACCGGGCCGTGTAACCACCCTTGAAGAAGGAACCACGCTCAAGGCGCTGACCGATATCATCGCCAACACCAACGAGCTTTACTTCCCGGTCAAAAGCGAAGATGGGGTAATCACCGGAATCCTAACCATTCAGAATGTCCGTAACCATCTCTTCAACCCGGACCTCTTTGACCTCATCCTAGCCAAGGACCTCGCCACCAAACCGGCGACCCTCAAGGCAGAGGATGACCTTTACACAGCCCTGCTCAAGTTCGTAGATACCGACTACGGGCAGATTCCGGTTGTAAGTGAGGATGATCCCAACAGGATCATCGGTATCCTGAACAGGGAGAACGTGTTCCGAGCTTATGCCTTATCTGTTAAGGAGTTGAGGGAAGCTGCAGAGTAA
- a CDS encoding flagellar hook-basal body complex protein: MGFSSMYTAATGVKSHGVLMQQIGANLANVNTTAYKSGDTFLETLASQSSGKANSGIVSGGANSPGQIGLGTRVATTRINFKEGSFETTSSSTDIAIGGQGFFRVADPVSSSSYYTRAGNFHFDKNGQLVDSHQNILQGYKIDADGNIGTTSQNIVLPMKEETDTYGNKIMVVKSDPKGTDSVTMRTNLDSGAVDNSSSETSPFFSLLQEWDGTSSTPLTADKYEYNSSIQIYDDNGNKHDLIVYFDKVLNDGDSSDKRHWEYIVTVPPGEDASALTGTSGAGLVMAGTLTFSGDGALLNQSAFTLAAGSADGKDLANWEQAALNSNGQPTFSVTLSGASGTATAQTISLDMGITSGTDSWNTTGVTAADIGSNASSLPGMVDGKLNALATTDYYGSSSTISQSQDGFGEGYLQNVSFNSEGIMSALFSNGMSTDLYQVNLYNFKNEFGLRREGSNYFSSTTDSGDAVEGVARKEGLGSVVSNSLETSNVDLAEEFAYMILTQRGFQANSKGITTTDSMINTALGIKK; this comes from the coding sequence ATGGGTTTCAGCTCAATGTATACAGCCGCGACGGGCGTGAAGTCACACGGAGTGCTAATGCAGCAGATCGGTGCCAACCTTGCCAACGTCAATACCACTGCCTACAAAAGCGGCGACACATTTCTTGAAACACTCGCCAGCCAGAGTTCGGGCAAGGCTAATTCCGGGATAGTTTCCGGAGGAGCCAACAGCCCCGGGCAGATCGGGCTGGGAACACGGGTTGCGACCACCAGAATAAATTTTAAGGAAGGCTCATTCGAGACAACTAGTTCCAGCACTGATATTGCCATCGGCGGTCAGGGCTTCTTCCGTGTTGCCGACCCGGTCTCAAGTAGCAGCTATTACACCCGTGCGGGTAACTTCCATTTTGATAAGAACGGACAGCTCGTGGACTCTCACCAGAACATCCTTCAGGGCTACAAGATTGATGCTGATGGTAATATCGGTACCACCTCGCAAAATATTGTACTGCCCATGAAAGAAGAAACAGACACATACGGCAACAAAATCATGGTTGTAAAATCAGACCCGAAAGGGACTGATTCTGTAACTATGCGTACCAACCTTGATTCCGGTGCAGTAGACAACAGCAGCAGCGAAACCTCCCCCTTCTTTTCCCTGCTTCAGGAGTGGGATGGAACCAGCAGCACCCCACTGACTGCTGACAAGTATGAATACAACAGCTCCATCCAGATTTACGATGACAACGGAAACAAGCACGATCTTATCGTATATTTCGACAAGGTTTTAAATGACGGCGACAGTTCCGACAAACGACACTGGGAATATATCGTAACCGTTCCCCCCGGAGAGGATGCCAGTGCTTTGACCGGTACTTCCGGTGCCGGACTTGTCATGGCCGGGACACTTACTTTCTCCGGCGATGGAGCCCTGCTTAACCAGAGCGCCTTCACCCTTGCAGCCGGATCGGCAGACGGTAAGGATCTCGCCAACTGGGAACAGGCAGCCCTGAACAGCAACGGGCAGCCGACTTTCAGCGTTACTCTCTCAGGAGCAAGCGGAACCGCAACAGCACAAACCATATCCCTTGATATGGGTATCACCTCCGGCACTGACTCTTGGAATACAACCGGGGTAACAGCTGCAGACATAGGCAGCAATGCATCATCACTTCCTGGAATGGTTGATGGTAAGCTTAACGCTCTTGCCACTACAGATTACTACGGGTCGTCATCAACCATCAGCCAGTCGCAGGATGGATTCGGGGAGGGCTATCTCCAGAACGTCTCCTTCAATTCCGAGGGGATCATGTCTGCCCTGTTCTCCAATGGTATGAGCACCGATCTCTATCAGGTAAACCTTTACAATTTTAAAAACGAATTCGGACTGCGCCGTGAAGGTTCAAACTACTTCAGTTCCACTACGGACTCAGGGGATGCAGTCGAAGGTGTGGCCCGCAAGGAAGGACTCGGCTCTGTGGTCAGCAACAGCCTTGAAACCTCAAACGTGGATCTGGCGGAAGAATTTGCCTACATGATCCTGACCCAACGCGGTTTTCAGGCCAACTCCAAGGGAATCACCACCACGGATTCAATGATCAACACCGCACTTGGAATTAAGAAGTAA
- the hslV gene encoding ATP-dependent protease subunit HslV: MEMRGTTILAVKDDKGTAMIGDGQVTMGQAVVMKHSAVKVRTLYNDQVIAGFAGATADAFTLFERFEKKLKTYSGNLVRSAVEMATDWRTDKFLRKLEAMIMVADAEHILIISGNGDVIEPDDGVAAIGSGGSYALSAARALMRNTDMPAADIAQKSMEIASEICVYTNDHFVLKTLEK; this comes from the coding sequence ATGGAAATGAGAGGAACAACCATTCTGGCCGTTAAGGACGATAAAGGCACTGCCATGATCGGTGACGGTCAGGTCACTATGGGACAGGCTGTGGTTATGAAACATTCCGCAGTTAAAGTCCGTACCCTTTACAATGATCAGGTTATCGCCGGATTCGCCGGGGCGACCGCTGATGCATTCACCCTTTTTGAACGCTTTGAAAAGAAACTCAAAACCTACTCCGGCAACCTTGTGCGCTCCGCTGTTGAGATGGCTACCGACTGGCGCACTGATAAATTCCTGCGCAAGCTGGAAGCAATGATCATGGTTGCTGATGCCGAGCATATCCTCATCATCAGCGGTAACGGTGATGTTATCGAACCTGACGACGGTGTTGCCGCCATCGGTTCCGGCGGTTCCTACGCCCTTTCCGCAGCCCGTGCGCTCATGCGCAACACAGATATGCCCGCTGCGGACATCGCGCAAAAATCCATGGAAATCGCCAGTGAAATCTGCGTATACACCAACGACCACTTTGTTCTCAAAACCCTTGAAAAATAA
- the hslU gene encoding ATP-dependent protease ATPase subunit HslU, translated as MSNLTPREIVSELDKFIIGQSDAKRMVAIAMRNRWRRQQLPPELRDEIAPKNIIMMGPTGVGKTEIARRLAKLAGCPFFKVEATKFTEVGYVGRDVESMVRDLMEIGINLVRKEEMEKVKVKAEKHAEDALLDILLPSSKPKQPGMGFFNPAAAEEPQIEQPAADQSSTREKFRKMWREGKLDDREVEIEVSVQGGGVEIMSVPGMEDMGMQVSDMIGKMFPNKKKMRKVKIREAYEILIQQESDKLIDMDNVAELARERVEQGGILFLDEIDKIAGNQEGGGSANVSREGVQRDLLPVVEGCVVNTKYGMVKTDHILFISAGAFSYAKPSDLIPELQGRFPLRVELTSLDKDDFYRILTEPQNALTVQYKALLETENMTIDFSREALEEVALNAQKFNEETENIGARRLYTIMEKILSDLSFEAPDRSGDSIVIDKEYVQKQLQDVTEDRDLSRYIL; from the coding sequence ATGAGCAATCTTACACCTAGAGAAATCGTTTCTGAACTGGATAAATTCATTATCGGCCAGTCCGATGCCAAACGGATGGTCGCCATTGCCATGCGTAACCGCTGGCGCCGTCAGCAGCTTCCGCCGGAACTGCGTGACGAAATCGCACCCAAGAACATCATCATGATGGGGCCTACCGGAGTCGGTAAAACCGAAATCGCCCGCCGTCTGGCTAAACTTGCCGGATGCCCGTTCTTCAAGGTCGAAGCCACCAAGTTCACCGAAGTTGGTTACGTGGGCCGCGATGTTGAATCCATGGTCCGCGACCTCATGGAAATCGGCATCAACCTTGTGCGCAAGGAAGAAATGGAAAAGGTCAAAGTAAAGGCTGAAAAACACGCCGAAGACGCACTTCTCGACATCCTTCTGCCCTCATCCAAGCCCAAGCAGCCCGGCATGGGATTCTTCAATCCCGCTGCAGCTGAAGAACCGCAGATTGAACAGCCCGCAGCGGACCAGTCTTCCACCCGCGAGAAATTCCGCAAAATGTGGCGTGAAGGCAAACTTGATGACCGCGAAGTAGAAATTGAAGTTTCCGTACAGGGCGGCGGAGTGGAAATCATGTCCGTGCCCGGTATGGAAGACATGGGCATGCAGGTCAGCGACATGATCGGCAAGATGTTCCCCAACAAAAAGAAAATGCGTAAGGTCAAAATCCGCGAAGCTTATGAGATCCTCATCCAGCAGGAATCCGACAAGCTTATCGACATGGACAACGTGGCAGAGCTGGCCCGTGAACGAGTTGAACAGGGCGGAATCCTCTTCCTTGATGAAATCGACAAGATTGCAGGCAATCAGGAAGGCGGCGGTTCTGCAAACGTTTCCCGCGAAGGTGTACAGCGCGACCTGCTGCCTGTGGTTGAAGGCTGCGTAGTCAATACCAAGTACGGCATGGTCAAGACAGACCATATCCTGTTCATATCTGCAGGCGCATTCAGCTACGCCAAGCCCTCTGATCTGATCCCCGAACTTCAGGGACGTTTCCCCCTGCGTGTGGAACTGACCTCCCTCGATAAGGATGACTTCTACCGCATCCTCACCGAACCGCAGAACGCCTTGACCGTTCAGTACAAGGCTCTGCTGGAGACCGAAAACATGACCATTGATTTCAGCCGCGAAGCACTTGAAGAAGTGGCCCTCAACGCTCAAAAATTCAATGAGGAAACCGAGAACATCGGAGCACGCAGACTCTACACCATCATGGAAAAGATTCTCTCCGACCTTTCCTTTGAAGCGCCAGACCGTTCCGGCGATTCAATTGTTATTGATAAGGAATACGTACAGAAACAACTGCAAGATGTAACAGAGGACAGGGATCTTTCACGTTACATTCTGTAG
- a CDS encoding tetratricopeptide repeat protein encodes MAESTTPMPKIKGTFSTKLIQEIGTGTTKRKVIQSFLYYAEEKDNGEVGLRVLNENDVPTGEEQIISKEELLESFTPEVELYTSKVFPAIQKLNKALAKADRQRQQGNTFTAEMEYGKALSIDEDNIRANFGIGLCYLDRNEADKAADVFSRLIGLNAAFEREHKHLFNDFGISLRKNKMFDEAVNFYSRAVGLTDDDENIYFNIARCLYEKGDRKGALKNAEKCLGINPESIPAMKLKKYLTKKVAV; translated from the coding sequence ATGGCTGAAAGCACAACTCCCATGCCCAAAATAAAGGGCACCTTTTCCACAAAACTGATACAGGAAATCGGGACCGGAACGACTAAAAGGAAGGTCATCCAGTCTTTTCTGTATTATGCGGAGGAGAAAGATAACGGAGAAGTGGGCTTGCGGGTACTCAATGAAAATGACGTTCCCACCGGTGAAGAACAGATTATCAGCAAGGAAGAACTGCTGGAATCATTCACTCCGGAAGTTGAGCTTTATACGTCCAAAGTATTTCCGGCCATCCAGAAACTGAATAAAGCTCTTGCCAAGGCTGACCGCCAACGCCAGCAGGGCAATACATTTACTGCCGAAATGGAATACGGCAAGGCCCTCAGCATTGATGAAGATAATATCAGGGCCAACTTCGGCATCGGCCTCTGCTACCTTGACCGTAATGAAGCAGATAAAGCCGCAGATGTATTCAGCAGATTAATAGGACTGAATGCAGCCTTTGAACGGGAACACAAACACCTCTTTAATGATTTCGGCATCTCCCTGCGCAAAAACAAAATGTTTGACGAGGCAGTTAATTTTTATTCCAGAGCAGTGGGACTGACCGATGACGACGAAAACATCTACTTCAATATAGCGCGCTGCCTTTATGAAAAAGGTGATCGGAAAGGGGCCCTGAAAAATGCTGAAAAATGCCTCGGAATCAATCCAGAATCTATTCCGGCTATGAAGCTAAAAAAATATTTAACAAAAAAAGTTGCTGTCTGA
- a CDS encoding aminotransferase class I/II-fold pyridoxal phosphate-dependent enzyme, with product MTADLQEDVALQHFVEQSLDKLDQIENVLIEMEKSSFPSAASVAQVYGILVSLKESASLLELTNISRVADKIGKVLDQVFKNEIELNNDLLNIIIDSFDKLNEIVSNATLSDDFDIRIITLPLEMYSKPTATPAETEPQKKAEKPSPAPKPEPEPETAEAPVEKIQENEIPAEKPKPGKKLSPAAFRKKYGIKKEIDLASNSNPLGVSKAVSNAIVNMANNCSAFENGSADSLKFGLAKQHDVPEECVLMAGGAVEILDLTLRLTAIPGVDHVLSYEYGMPEYSSVAALCGVELLRLPRGRNYSPPLDHLVTTANENTAAVIITNPDEPSGYGLPAEELATMANLLPKRTILIVDERSIEFSWPEDDYSMVNFLEKAPNLVILRSFSWSFGLRGVRLGYALMNSERAREFEESRLPTPISPLNIGAGLAALNHNEFYYSTIALIIRGRERVEKGLEELGCTVYPSQSNFIMFSAPIATKKLYAEMLDLGFKLRKLDDFGLPDLMTVSIGNNSRNRMFLAAMKNIL from the coding sequence ATGACTGCTGATTTACAAGAAGATGTAGCACTGCAACATTTCGTGGAACAATCTCTGGACAAACTGGACCAGATTGAAAATGTACTCATTGAGATGGAAAAAAGTTCATTCCCCTCTGCAGCATCTGTTGCACAGGTCTATGGGATACTTGTTTCCCTCAAGGAAAGTGCATCGCTGCTTGAGCTTACCAACATCAGCCGCGTAGCCGACAAGATCGGCAAAGTCCTTGATCAGGTTTTTAAAAATGAGATTGAACTCAACAATGACCTGTTGAATATCATCATTGACTCGTTCGACAAACTCAATGAGATTGTCAGTAACGCCACCCTGAGTGACGATTTTGACATCCGCATAATCACTCTGCCTCTTGAAATGTATTCGAAACCCACAGCAACACCTGCGGAAACTGAACCGCAAAAGAAAGCTGAAAAGCCCTCTCCTGCCCCCAAACCGGAACCTGAGCCCGAAACTGCGGAAGCTCCTGTTGAAAAAATTCAGGAAAACGAAATTCCGGCAGAAAAACCCAAACCGGGCAAGAAACTCAGCCCGGCAGCTTTTCGTAAAAAATACGGAATCAAGAAAGAAATCGATCTTGCCAGCAATTCCAACCCGCTGGGAGTATCAAAGGCCGTTTCTAACGCCATCGTCAATATGGCCAACAATTGCTCCGCCTTTGAGAACGGTTCTGCGGACAGCCTCAAATTCGGTCTTGCAAAACAGCATGATGTTCCGGAGGAATGTGTACTCATGGCCGGAGGAGCTGTTGAAATTCTTGATCTGACCCTGCGCTTAACCGCCATACCCGGGGTCGACCATGTACTCAGCTATGAATACGGCATGCCCGAATACAGCAGCGTCGCGGCCTTATGCGGTGTCGAACTTCTTCGCCTGCCCAGAGGCCGGAACTATTCACCGCCCTTGGACCATCTGGTGACAACCGCAAACGAAAACACTGCAGCAGTAATCATCACCAACCCGGATGAACCATCCGGTTACGGCCTGCCTGCTGAAGAACTGGCAACCATGGCCAACCTGCTGCCGAAAAGGACCATCCTTATTGTCGATGAAAGGTCGATTGAGTTTTCATGGCCTGAAGACGATTACTCCATGGTCAATTTTCTGGAAAAGGCACCCAATCTGGTTATCCTGCGCAGCTTCTCATGGTCTTTCGGACTCAGGGGAGTACGGCTTGGATACGCTCTCATGAACAGCGAAAGAGCCAGGGAGTTTGAAGAATCCAGACTGCCCACCCCTATCAGTCCTTTGAATATCGGGGCAGGACTGGCAGCACTCAACCATAACGAATTCTATTACTCCACCATAGCCCTGATCATAAGAGGCCGGGAACGCGTAGAGAAAGGTCTGGAAGAACTCGGTTGCACAGTTTACCCCAGCCAGAGTAATTTCATCATGTTCAGTGCTCCAATTGCGACAAAGAAACTATATGCAGAAATGCTGGACCTTGGATTCAAACTCAGGAAACTCGATGACTTCGGACTTCCGGACCTGATGACTGTTTCCATCGGCAACAATTCCCGTAACAGAATGTTTCTCGCAGCCATGAAAAACATTTTATAA
- a CDS encoding M48 family metalloprotease, whose product MSIRNKIHLQIISLMLIFFFSLSITPQAIANSLFGEFTVKDEIKLGGEFDKMVRSRLPIILDPQIDGYIKHLVAKVARHIPPQPFPITATVIRNNSMNAFAVPGGYVYVYTGLILNMKHEAELAAVIGHELAHVSLRHVARRMEKMKMVNFASMLGTLAGMLVGIAGGGSNMSNLGSAIAMGSMGGAQSAYLNYTQENEREADHLGMNYLVAAGYNPQSMIDGFKVMKQRQWHISNTNIPTYLSTHPGLDSRIEYLQDRFKRMPPEYFMRKDDDATFFKVQTLIRARLTSPDVALAHYMAIPENERTCLDHLGLGIVYTRIKQYKNAELEFDQAHALCPDETLILREQGRFYFTVGDMDKASPLLREAYLREPRDAMTLFFIARIEGTRKNYKQAILTMRKVAEMVPYDQEIHYHLGRMLGESGNYFEAHTHLAYAALYGRDMKQAQFHLHKAEGLAKTKKQREELAELQETINPKPPEEEDNGKLE is encoded by the coding sequence ATGTCCATCAGAAATAAAATTCATCTCCAGATCATATCGTTAATGCTGATCTTTTTTTTCAGCCTGAGCATAACTCCACAGGCCATTGCAAATTCACTTTTCGGCGAGTTCACAGTCAAAGATGAAATCAAACTCGGCGGCGAGTTTGATAAGATGGTCCGCAGCAGGCTTCCGATTATCCTCGACCCGCAAATTGACGGCTATATTAAACACTTGGTAGCGAAGGTTGCCAGACACATCCCTCCCCAACCATTTCCGATTACCGCTACCGTTATACGCAACAATTCCATGAATGCGTTCGCGGTTCCGGGCGGCTATGTATATGTATACACCGGCCTGATTCTGAACATGAAACATGAGGCTGAGCTTGCAGCGGTTATCGGCCACGAACTTGCCCACGTGTCACTGCGCCACGTGGCCCGCCGCATGGAAAAAATGAAGATGGTCAACTTTGCCAGCATGCTCGGCACATTGGCCGGTATGCTGGTCGGCATAGCCGGTGGCGGCAGCAATATGAGCAACCTCGGTTCAGCCATTGCCATGGGCTCTATGGGCGGCGCCCAGAGTGCATACCTTAACTATACGCAGGAAAACGAAAGGGAAGCTGACCATCTAGGCATGAACTATCTTGTTGCCGCCGGTTACAACCCGCAAAGCATGATCGATGGTTTCAAGGTAATGAAACAGCGTCAATGGCATATCAGCAACACAAATATACCTACTTATCTTTCCACACACCCCGGTCTTGATTCACGTATCGAATACCTGCAGGACCGCTTCAAGCGCATGCCTCCGGAGTATTTCATGCGCAAAGATGACGATGCAACTTTTTTCAAAGTTCAAACCCTGATCAGGGCAAGGCTGACTTCGCCGGACGTTGCCCTTGCCCACTATATGGCTATACCTGAAAATGAACGCACCTGCCTCGACCATTTAGGGCTCGGAATTGTTTACACGCGAATAAAGCAATACAAAAATGCTGAGCTTGAATTTGATCAGGCACATGCTCTTTGCCCTGATGAGACCTTGATCCTGCGGGAACAGGGCCGCTTCTATTTTACCGTTGGAGACATGGATAAAGCCTCCCCGCTGTTGCGCGAGGCCTACCTGCGTGAGCCGCGTGATGCCATGACCCTTTTCTTTATCGCCCGCATTGAAGGAACAAGGAAAAACTACAAGCAAGCCATCCTGACAATGCGCAAGGTCGCGGAAATGGTTCCTTACGATCAGGAAATTCACTACCATCTTGGACGCATGCTCGGAGAATCAGGGAATTACTTTGAAGCCCACACCCACCTCGCATACGCAGCGTTATACGGCCGGGACATGAAGCAAGCCCAATTCCACCTCCACAAAGCTGAAGGACTGGCAAAAACCAAGAAACAACGCGAAGAACTTGCTGAATTGCAGGAAACTATCAATCCGAAACCGCCCGAGGAAGAGGACAATGGAAAGCTTGAATGA
- a CDS encoding ferritin family protein — MVTFFSANEVAELAMRIEQKGQAFYLLAADEAKDPGAKEFFEFFAEEESRHELFFRDMRDRIGSIEIPPGSDYEEYTQYVMALVDSHDVFNFDYTEAFKDEAFNFEQAVRAAMRFEKDTILLFTELKRMVPDTERKFVEECIDEERKHLRMLAEKLS; from the coding sequence ATGGTAACCTTTTTCAGTGCTAATGAAGTGGCAGAACTTGCAATGCGTATTGAGCAGAAAGGACAGGCTTTCTACCTGTTGGCTGCAGATGAGGCAAAAGATCCCGGTGCAAAGGAATTCTTTGAGTTTTTTGCAGAGGAAGAATCCCGTCATGAACTGTTTTTCCGCGATATGCGTGATCGTATCGGTTCCATCGAGATTCCCCCGGGAAGCGATTATGAAGAATATACCCAGTATGTGATGGCCCTTGTTGATTCCCACGATGTTTTCAATTTTGATTACACCGAGGCTTTCAAGGATGAGGCTTTTAATTTTGAGCAGGCTGTGCGTGCAGCCATGCGTTTCGAAAAGGATACCATTCTTCTTTTCACTGAGTTGAAAAGGATGGTTCCTGATACAGAACGTAAGTTCGTTGAAGAATGTATTGACGAAGAACGCAAGCACCTGCGCATGCTGGCCGAAAAGCTGAGCTAG